A window of the Lolium perenne isolate Kyuss_39 chromosome 7, Kyuss_2.0, whole genome shotgun sequence genome harbors these coding sequences:
- the LOC127314500 gene encoding 26S proteasome non-ATPase regulatory subunit 1 homolog A: protein MAAAAVMVSSASALLAMLQEPAAELKLHALSNLNSLVHVFWPEISTSVPAIESLYEDEEFDQRQLAALVVSKVFYYLGELNDSLSYALGAGPLFDVSEDSDYANTLLARALDEYASIRSKASKATGEEEMMDPRLEVIVERMLDKCILDGKYQQAMGMAVECRRLDKLEEAITRSDNLHGALSYCINLSHQYVGHREYRCEILRCLVKIYQTLSDPDYLSICQCLMFLDEHETVANILYTLFSGGTDDTLLAYQIAFDLVENENQAFLLNVRNHLDTLCIPKSALPGGQTGNATDPSGDTQMGDDVDIMNGSPRVVDPIEEARADRLTKIRGILSGETSIQLTLQFLYSHNRSDLLILKTIKQALEMRNSVCHSATICSNAIMHAGTTVDTFLRENLEWLSRATNWAKFSATAGLGVIHRGHLQQGRALMAPYLPQGGAAGGGSPYSEGGALYALGLIHANHGEGITHFLRESLRNTSSEVVQHGACLGLGLAGLGTADEEIFEDIKNVLYTDSAVASEAAGIGLGLLMVGTATEKAGEMLAYAHDTQHEKIIRGLALGIALTVYGREEEADTLIEQMTRDQDPILRYGGMYALALAYRGTANNKAIHQLLHFAVSDVNDDVRRTAVLALGFVLYNEPEQTPRIVSLLSESYNPHVRYGAALAVGISCAGTGLNDAISLLEPLTSDVVDFVRQGALIAMAMVMIQTNESYDPRVGTFRRQLEKIVLDKHEDTMSKMGAILASGILDAGGRNVTIKLKSRSKHDKLTAVVGLAVFTQFWYWYPLTYFISLAFSPTAIIGLNSDLQMPKLEFLSNAKPSLFDYPKPTTQQTATATVKLPTAILSTYAKAKSRASKKDAEKAQEKAEAAEGKAEAPPSEDASTSMQVDGVAAEKKAPEPEPTFQILANPARVLPAQEKFIKFLESSRYVPVKGAPSGFVLLRDLRPEDAEELVLADTPSTVATNVSGTAAASPAVEEEPQPPQPFEYSP from the exons TGAGAGTTTGTATGAAGATGAGGAGTTCGACCAAAGGCAGCTTGCAGCACTGGTTGTTTCTAAGGTGTTTTACTACTTGGGCGAGCTAAATGATTCTCTGTCATATGCACTTGGTGCTGGACCCCTATTTGATGTCTCGGAGGATTCTGATTATGCTAATACACTATTAG CACGAGCATTAGATGAATATGCCAGCATCAGGTCTAAGGCTTCCAAGGCTACAGGGGAGGAAGAAATGATGGATCCGAGATTGGAAGTTATTGTGGAGAGAATGCTAGACAA GTGTATTCTCGATGGCAAATACCAACAGGCTATGGGTATGGCTGTTGAATGCAGGCGGCTTGATAAACTGGAGGAAGCAATCACTCGATCTGACAATCTTCATGGAGCTCTTTCTTACTGCATAAATCTATCTCACCAATATGTTGGCCATCGTGAATATCGCTGTGAG ATTCTTCGTTGTCTTGTAAAAATCTACCAGACATTGTCAGATCCGGATTATTTAAGCATTTGCCAGTGTCTCATGTTTCTGGATGAGCATGAGACTGTTGCAAATATCTTGTACACGCTGTTCTCTGGAGGCACG GACGATACTCTCCTTGCATACCAAATTGCTTTTGATCTTGTTGAAAATGAAAATCAGGCTTTTCTCCTGAATGTGCGGAATCACCTTGATACATTGTGTATCCCTAAATCGGCTCTACCAGGTGGTCAAACTGGTAATGCTACAGATCCATCTGGGGATACCCAGATGGGAGACGATGTTGACATAATGAATGGAAGTCCTCGGGTTGTGGATCCAATTGAAGAAGCACGTGCTGATAGGTTGACAAAAATTAGGGGGATATTGTCAGGGGAGACATCTATTCAGCTGACGTTACAGTTTTTATATAGCCATAATAG GTCTGATCTTTTGATCCTGAAGACTATAAAGCAGGCTTTGGAAATGAGGAACAGTGTTTGCCATAGTGCAACTATATGTTCCAATGCAATCATGCATGCAGGAACAACAGTTGATACCTTCCTCAGAGAAAACTTG GAATGGTTAAGTAGGGCAACCAATTGGGCTAAGTTCAGTGCCACTGCTGGACTAGGTGTTATTCATAGAGGCCACCTTCAGCAAGGCAGAGCTTTGATGGCTCCCTATCTGCCACAGGGTGGTGCTGCAGGCGGTGGCAGTCCATACTCAGAAGGTGGTGCCCTCTATGCTCTAGGCTTGATTCATGCCAACCATGGAGAGGGAATCACACATTTTCTTCGTGAGAGCCTTCGCAATACTAGTTCTGAG GTTGTCCAGCATGGTGCCTGTTTAGGACTTGGGCTTGCCGGTTTAGGCACAGCTGATGAGGAAATATTCGAGGACATCAAGAATGTTCTCTACACAGACAGTGCTGTGGCTAGTGAGGCAGCTGGTATTGGCCTGGGCTTGCTTATGGTTGGAACAGCCACTGAGAAGGCTGGAGAAATGCTTGCCTATGCACATGATACACAACATGAGAAGATTATTAG GGGCTTGGCACTTGGAATTGCATTGACAGTGTATGGAAGGGAAGAGGAAGCTGACACTTTGATTGAACAAATGACTAGAGATCAAGATCCCATACTTCGCTATGGTGGTATGTATGCATTGGCTCTAGCATACAGGGGAACCGCAAATAACAAAGCTATCCACCAGCTTTTGCATTTTGCTGTGTCGGATGTGAACGATGATGTGCGGAGGACCGCAGTATTGGCTCTTGGCTTCGTCCTGTACAATGAACCTGAGCAG ACTCCCAGAATTGTGTCCCTGCTCTCTGAGTCATACAATCCACATGTCCGCTATGGTGCAGCTCTAGCGGTTGGAATCTCCTGTGCAGGAACAGGGTTAAACGATGCAATCTCCTTGCTGGAGCCTCTTACTTCTGATGTTGTGGACTTTGTGCGTCAGGGCGCCCTCATTGCAATGGCAATGGTCATGATCCAGACTAATGAATCGTATGACCCTCGTGTTGGAACATTCAGGCGCCAGTTGGAAAAAATCGTTCTTGACAAACACGAGGACACCATGAGTAAGATGGGTGCCATACTGGCTTCTGGCATCCTCGATGCGGGTGGTAGGAACGTCACCATCAAGCTCAAGTCGAGGTCAAAGCATGACAAGCTCACTGCTGTTGTTGGCCTGGCTGTTTTCACACAGTTCTGGTACTGGTACCCGCTCACCTATTTCATCAGCTTGGCCTTCTCTCCAACAGCCATCATTGGCCTGAACTCTGATCTGCAAATGCCAAAGCTCGAGTTTCTGTCCAATGCTAAACCATCACTCTTCGATTACCCCAAGCCAACAACTCAGCAAACTGCAACTGCAACAGTTAAGCTGCCAACAGCCATTTTGTCAACCTATGCCAAGGCAAAATCTAGGGCTTCGAAGAAGGACGCGGAGAAAGCTCAGGAGAAGGCAGAGGCAGCCGAGGGAAAGGCAGAGGCCCCACCCAGCGAAGACGCTTCTACGTCCATGCAG GTTGACGGTGTTGCTGCGGAGAAGAAGGCGCCTGAACCAGAACCGACGTTCCAGATCCTGGCAAACCCAGCCAGGGTTCTCCCTGCCCAGGAGAAGTTCATAAAGTTCCTGGAGAGCAGCCGATACGTGCCTGTGAAGGGTGCTCCCTCTGGGTTCGTCCTCCTGCGGGACCTCAGGCCAGAAGATGCCGAGGAACTAGTCCTCGCTGACACCCCCTCGACAGTGGCAACGAATGTCAGCGGCACTGCAGCTGCTAGCCCAGCCGTCGAGGAGGAGCCCCAGCCGCCCCAGCCGTTTGAGTACAGCCCGTGA